One Triplophysa rosa linkage group LG9, Trosa_1v2, whole genome shotgun sequence genomic window carries:
- the utp25 gene encoding U3 small nucleolar RNA-associated protein 25 homolog yields the protein MGRRKRGNQEVSNLNKKQKKHLKEYGEQHPFHDNVVDRPEETQILRLPNSHPQRPEPEYEEGSDEEQQSAYQKLLSTMIQGADDNSEDEESEVDEEEEEVLEAVEPEGEGEENENEEDEEEDLEEEDDEEDLGEENKDLPDDPENKEQPEKKNEEDTEKITEGEFTDKKNEAAFCLEKNLPAEGENSEELKEDMFVEHQEIELSEVEVSQISGGSKFKTQVKWPKLGTLQCVRPLERFPALGQPSSAPVSPIHKTIQANWCWLNQSSQSGSGAVPDVTELQKELLGLMGTYRDVYFANSSPLRETKEVRSAYCLHVLNHVLKANSRVLRNNANLKENKHAEEDFRDQGITRPKVLILVPIRDGALRVVQTFITLMEPKGKKMDVSNKKRFKEEFGEEPDNTPSNLQRPDDYHAVFSGNVDDHFRIGVSVMKRSMCLYSPFYSSDIIIASPLGLRTILGADGESKRDFDFLSSIELLIVDQADVFLMQNWEHVLHVLNHVNLQPLDSHGVDFSRVRMWNLNNWAAHYRQTLVFSAIQEPQITNILTKHCHNYRGQVHCKTIPKVGSICQVLVQLPHVFQMFHSDSFMDQDARFQFFVDKILPQYKDSVMSHTLIYVPSYFDFVRLRNYLKKKDVSFGSISEYSQRSEVNRARHYFQKGEKQFLLFSERFHFYKRYTIKGIYNLIFYGLPTYPNFYSEVCNMLQAGVRESGSSPSFTCTALYSRYDTHRLAAITGADRAAQMQHSKKPVHLFITGEENNT from the exons ATGGGcagaagaaagagaggaaacCAAGAGGTTAGCAATTTAAATAAGAAACAGAAGAAACATCTAAAGGAGTATGGAGAACAGCATCCTTTTCATGATAA TGTTGTGGACAGGCCCGAGGAAACTCAGATTTTGCGCTTG CCCAACAGTCATCCACAACGCCCGGAACCCGAGTATGAGGAAGGCAGTGATGAAGAACAGCAGTCTGCATATCAGAAACTGCTGTCCACGATGATCCAGGGTGCTGATGACAACAGTGAAGATGAAGAAAGTGAAGTggatgaggaagaggaggaagtTCTAGAAGCTGTTGAAC CTGAAGGAGAGGGGGAAGAAAACGAGAACGAAGAAGATGAGGAAGAAGATTTAGAGGAAGAGGATGATGAAGAAGATTTGGGAGAAGAGAATAAAGACTTACCCGATGACCCAGAAAATAAAGAAcaacctgaaaaaaaaaatgaagaagacACAGAGAAAATTACAGAGGGAGAGTTTACAGATAAGAAGAATGAAGCTGCATTCTGTTTAGAGAAAAACTTGCCTGCAGAGGGAGAGAACTCAGAAGAGTTGAAAGAGG ACATGTTTGTGGAGCACCAGGAGATAGAACTCAGTGAAGTAGAAGTGAGTCAAATCTCAGGGGGGTCAAAGTTCAAGACTCAGGTTAAG TGGCCAAAACTGGGCACTCTGCAGTGTGTGCGTCCGCTGGAACGTTTCCCTGCTTTGGGACAGCCCTCCTCTGCTCCTGTCTCACCTATTCACAAAACCATCCAGGCCAATTGGTGCTGGCTTAACCAGTCCTCCCAATCTGGAAGTGGGGCTGTGCCGGATGTCACAGAGTTACAGAAGGAACTGCTTGGGCTCATGG gtacataCAGGGATGTGTATTTTGCAAATAGCTCCCCCTTGAGGGAGACTAAGGAAGTGCGGAGTGCCTACTGTCTTCATGTCCTGAACCATGTATTAAAGGCCAACTCTCGTGTGCTCAGAAATAATGCCAACTTGAAGGAAAATAAACATGCTGAAGAAGATTTTCGTGACCAGGGCATTACCAGACCAAAG GTGTTGATTCTAGTGCCAATCAGAGATGGAGCATTGCGTGTGGTCCAGACCTTCATAACTCTAATGGAACCCAAAGGGAAGAAAATGGACGTCAGTAACAAGAAGAGATTCAAGGAAGAGTTTGGGGAAGAGCCAGACAACACACCATCCAACCTGCAGAGACCTGATGATTATCATGCCGTCTTCTCTGGAAATGTGGACGACCACTTTAGGATAG GTGTGTCTGTTATGAAACGCAGCATGTGTCTCTATTCTCCATTCTACTCCTCTGACATCATCATTGCATCTCCACTGGGTCTTCGAACCATTCTGGGTGCCGATGGTGAGAGCAAGAGAGATTTCGACTTTCTTTCCTCCATCGAGCTGCTTATTGTGGATCAGGCGGATGTGTTCCTTATGCAGAACTGGGAACATGTGCTG CATGTGTTGAACCATGTGAATCTGCAGCCGCTGGACTCGCATGGAGTCGATTTTTCCCGTGTGCGCATGTGGAACCTAAACAACTGGGCAGCACACTACAGACAGACACTGGTGTTCAGTGCCATACAAGAACCCCAGATCACCAACATCCTTACCAAACACTGCCACAACTACAGGGGTCAG GTGCATTGTAAGACCATTCCAAAGGTGGGCTCAATCTGTCAGGTACTGGTGCAGTTACCACATGTGTTCCAGATGTTCCACTCTGACAGCTTCATGGATCAGGATGCCAG GTTCCAGTTCTTTGTGGATAAGATTCTGCCACAGTACAAAGACTCTGTAATGTCCCACACTCTCATCTATGTACCATCATACTTCGACTTTGTCCGTCTGCGGAACTATCTGAAGAAAAAGGATGTCAGTTTTGGGAGTATCAGCGAGTACTCGCAGAGATCAGAGGTCAATCGTGCACGCCATTACTTTCAGAAAGGAGAAAAACAGTTTCTGCTTTTCTCAGAAAGGTTCCATTTCTACAAAAG GTACACTATTAAGGGAATCTATAACCTGATCTTCTATGGGTTGCCTACATACCCTAATTTCTACAGTGAGGTGTGTAATATGCTTCAGGCTGGTGTTAGAGAGAGTGGCAGTTCGCCCAGCTTCACCTGCACGGCCCTGTACTCTCGATACGACACACATCGGCTGGCTGCCATCACAGGAGCTGATCGTGCTGCTCAGATGCAGCACTCCAAGAAGCCAGTCCACCTTTTCATCACAGGCGAGGAGAACAACACCTAA